The window CCTTCCCCGCCGTCACCCACCGCGTCACGATGGAATGCGCGGGCAACGGCCGGGCCCGCCTCACCCCCCGGCCGGTCAGCCAGCCGTGGCTGCTGGAGGCGGTGGGCACCGCCGACTGGACGGGGGTGCCGCTGCGCCTCGTTCTCGACGGGGCCGGGGTGGAGCCGGACGCCGTGGAGGCCGTGTTCACCGGGGCCGACCACGGGGTCGAACGCGGCGTCGAGCAGGACTACCGGCGCAGCCTGCCGGTGGCGGCCGCCACCGGGGACGACCACGGGGTACTGATCGCCTACTCCATGAACGGCCTGCCCCTGCCCCCGCAGCACGGGTGTCCGCTGCGGCTGGTCGTCCCGGGCTGGTACGGCATGGCGCACGTCAAATGGCTCCGCGGGATCACCCTGGTCGACACGCCGTTCACCGGGTTCCAGCAGGCCGAGGCCTACCGGTACCGGCGGTCCGCCGACGATCCGGACGACCCCGGCGTGCCGGTCACCCGGATCGCACCGCGCGCCCTGATGGTCCCGCCGGGATTCCCCGACTTCATGACCCGCACCCGTGTGGTGCACCCCGGCCCCGTACCGCTGGAGGGGCGGGCCTGGTCCGGCCACGGGGCCGTCACCCGGGTGGAGGTGAGCGCCGACGGGGGCCGCTCCTGGATCCGGGCCGTGGTGGCGCCCCGGGGGCCGCACCGGTGGGCCTGGCAGGCCTGGTCCTGCGTCTGGACGGCCACACCGGGCCATCACACGCTCACGGTCCGCGCCACGGACGCCGAGGGCCGTACGCAGCCCCTCGAACAGCCGTGGAACCGGGGTGGTTTCGGCAACAACCTGGTCCAGGACGTCCCGGTCCTGTGCTGCTGATCAGGAGATGCCGAGGAGCCTGACCGCTTGGTAGTAGGTCCACGCGGTGCCGTCGCACGAGCTCCTGCGGGGGCCCGAGTACTGCGCGCAGACCCTCTTCAGGTCCGCGTGGAACGCCAGGTCCAGCCGTGCCTTGGCGGCCGGGAACAGCCCTGCCGCCCGGTGGTTGCGGTAGCCGAAGTCGTGGCGCGCGCAGGCCGCGGCGAAGGGGAAGCCGAGGGGGTTGTCGGGGGACGAGGTGCACTGGTCCGTCGACCAGTCGAAGCCGTACGCGGCCCAGGCCTCCCGGTGCTCGCGGGCGTCGGCCCACGCCTGGTAGCTGGCGGCACTGGTCTGCGTCCAGCGGGTCAGCACCAGCGGTTTGTCGGCCGGGACCTGCGGTGCGGCCCAGGCCGCCGGGGCGAGGGCGAGCACCGCCGTGGCGGCGGCGGTGGCGAGGGCGGGGACGAGAGCGGGGACGAGGCGGCGACGGCGCATGGATCTCCTCGGTGCCGGGGCGGACGGGTCACCTGCGGCCAACTCCCCCGGGCACCTCTCGGTTACTGCGCGCCCGACGGAACCGGGCCCCGCCAACCCTCAGGTATGAGTCCGTATGGGACTTGCGGCGCACTCCGGGTTCGTCCTGAGGAGGGACGCGCGACGGGGCCCTGCCCGCCGAGACTGTGAGCATGAACCGCCGCCCGCTCGTCATCGCCGCAGCCACCGTGGGAGTCCTCGCCACCGCGGCCTTCGCGCTGCCCAACCTGCCGCCGAACCCCGTGACCGACACGATCGACCGCAAGGTGTACAAGGAGACGGGCAAGCGCTTCGCGAGCGCCGCCGACGCGCCCCGGCGCGCGGAGGCCGCGTTCGCCCTGCCCGCCTGGATACCCAAGGACGCCACCGACGTCCGCATACGGGTGCGCAACACCGGCGAGGCCCGGCTGATCCGGTTCACCCTCGGCGCGACGCCGCTGGACGGCCCCCAGTGCAGCGCGGGCACGCCGAAGCCGGTGGCCGCTCCCGCTCTGCACGCCAAGTGGTGGCCGGACAGCCTCCGGACCGAGGGGCGGTCCGAGTGCCGGGACGCCCAGCAGTACCAGGTCGCGGTGCGCGGCAAGCGGGTCTACGCCTGGACGGACGGCACCCCGTCCCCGGGCGCCGGGCCCCGGGGCGGCGCCGCCGCGCCGCGGACCCAGGGCTGACCGTCCCGCCGGGGCGGGGCCTGCCCGGTCAGTCGCGGGCCAGCGCCGCCGCGGTGGCCCGGGCGAAGCCCTCCGGGTTGTCGAGCATGATGTTGTGCCCGCAGTCGGGGACGGAGACCACCGTCACGCCCGAGGCCTCCAGGGCTTCGGCGCCCGGGAGCGGGCCGTCCGCCTCCGGCAGCAGGTAGGCGCACGGGACCTTCGACTCCAGCAGCAGCTCACGCATGGTGGGTGTGGTGCCGGCGGCCAGGTGAACGGCGCTGCGGTACAGGGCGGTTCGGCCGGCCAGCCGCATCGTGGCCCACCAGTGCGCGCTGACCCGGTCCCGGACCTCGGCCCAGCCGCCGGCCAGGAATTCCTCCTCGGTGTAGGAGGCGATCCCGCTGCTCCCCGGCATGACGGGGACGGGCTGCTGCGGATCCAGATTGGCGTCGACGAGCACCAGACGGGACACCATGCGGGGATGCCGGTCCGCGAGCACGATGGCCACGGCCCCGCCCATGCTGTGGGCGATCAGCTCGGCGCCCTCCACACCGGCCTCGGCGAGGGCGGCCGCCAGCGCGTCCGCATGCGCCTCGAGGGTGTAGGTGAACCCCTCGGGCCGGTCGCTGTGCCCGTGCCCCAGCAGATCGACCAGCAGCGAACGCCGCCCCGCCAGCAGCGGATGCGTGGCGCTCGCGGCGAAGTACGCGGGCGAGGTGGATCCGAGCCCGTGCACGTAGACCCGGGCCGGTTCGTCCCCCGGCAGCTCCACCCAGCGGATCCGGTCGCCCTCCGGCGTGACCACGGCGTTCCTCACGATGCTCCCCCTCGAATCCACAAGACACTCGCTTACGGCCGCAACAGGCTAAGGGCTGCCCCGGCCGACGGGGCGCCGCGGGCCGCCACGCCGCGTCGCGGATCGGCTGACCATCCGTCACGGGCGCACTATCGTGGCCGCCATGGAAATCCGCCGGGCCCTCACCACCGCCGAGCTCTCGGCCGCCGAGCCCCTCTTCGACGGGCCCGCCCGCGAGGAGTGGTCCGAGCGCTTCCTCGCCGCCCCGGGGCACGTGATGCTCATCGCCTACGTCGACGGAGTACCCGCCGGGATGGTCTCCGGCATTGAGATGATCCACCCCGACAAGGGCACCGAGATGTGCCTGTACGAGCTCTCCGTGGACGAGGGGTACCGCCGCCGCGGCATCGGCCGCGATCTGACCCTGGCCCTGGCCGAGGAGGCGAAGTCGCGCGGCTGTTACGGCATGTGGGTGGGGGTCGACACCGACAACGAGCCCGCTCTGGCCACCTACACGGCCGCCGGCGCCCGCGACGAGGGCGTCTTCTCGATGCGTGGCTGGCCCCTCGCCCCGTAGCCGGGAGGGCACCCGCCCACCGCCTCCCCGCACGCCGCCTCCCCGCCAACCCTGCACCGCCGAGCGGCGCTTAGGGTGAGCGCGGATCAACTCATCGGTTGATCAGGGATGGGGGGAGACCGATGAACAGCGCGACCGAGGTGTTCGAGCCACTGCGGGCGGACGATCCGTCCACCGTGGCCGGATACCGCATCGCGGCCCGGCTCGGCGCGGGCGGTATGGGCCGGGTCTACCTTTCGCACACCCAGGGCGGGCGACCGGTCGCGATCAAGGTCGTACGGCCGGAACTGGCCGAGGACCCCGCGTTCCGAAGACGGTTCCGCCGCGAGGTGGAGGCCGCCCGCCGGGTCCGGGGCGCGTACACCGCCGAGCTGATCGACGCCGACGCGGACGGGATTCCGCCGTGGCTGGCCACGCTCTACGTACCCGGGCCCTCTCTGTCCCAGGCGGTGGACCGGCGCGGCCCGCTGCCCGTACCCGCCGTGCTGTGGCTGATGGCGGGCGTGGCCGAGGCCCTGCAGGCCATCCATGCCGCGGGCATCGTGCACCGGGACATGAAGCCGTCGAACGTGCTGCTGGCCGCCGACGGGCCCCGCGTCATCGACTTCGGCATCTCGCTGGCGTCCGACTCCACCGCGTACACCGCCACGGGCGCCACCATCGGCACGCCCCAGTACATGTCGCCCGAGCAGGCCTCGGCGGGTGAGGTCACGGCAGCCGCCGACGTCTTCTCGCTGGGCCAGACGGCGGCGTTCGCCGCACTGGGCGAGCCCCTCTACGGCACCGGCCCCTCCCCGATGGTGCTCTACCGGATCGTGCACTCCGAGCCCGATCTGTCCCGGCTGCCGGAGGAGCTGCGTCCACTGCTGGCCCGGTGCCTGGCCGCCGATCCGCAGGAGCGGGCCACCCCGGCGGAGATCGTGGAGTGGTGCCGGCGGCAACTGGGCGAGGACGCCGACGCGGACAGCGGCCCGGCCCTCTGGCGGGAGGTGACCGGGCCCGAGCTGACCGTCCCGGAGCCCGTCGCGGATCCCGCCCCGCAGCCCGGCCCGGAGCCCGGCCAGGCGCATGCCGCGCTGCCCGTTCCGGCGCCCGCCGGGGCGCCCGTTCCTCCGAACACGATCCACCGGGTATGGCAGCCTCCGCAGACGGCGGCGCCGGAAGGGCCGGAACAACGGCGCAGGCGCCGACGGCGCAACGCGCTGCTCACCGCCGTGTCCGCGACGGCCCTCGCGCTGGTGGCGGGCACGGCCTGGACGGTCGTCGACAGGATGTCGGACGGCAGGCAGGACCCGGCGCGGGCTCAGGCCAAGCAGTCCCCGGCGGCTTCGACGGCCGGCCGGGCGGGCGGTCCGGCGAGCGGCGGTCCGGCCCCGGAGGCCGTGAAATCCACGCCGAGCCCGAGCCCGAGCCCGAGCGCGCCGCCGAGGCCCATGCCCTACGGCTCCCTGCACCTGGACGAATCGAACTCGATCGGCATCCAGGAACCGGTGGAGCGCGCGAACCCCACGGGCGACATCCGCCTGGACTGCGAACGGGTCGGCTGCGAACTGCAGAGCGACACCAGCGCGATCACCATGCTGCGGGGCAAGCCGAACGGCTCCCTCGAGACCTGCCGGACCGCCCTCAAGGACACCACCGCCCGGCGTCAGACGCTGATCACGGCGGCGGCCGGCAGCGAATTCTGCGTCAAGCACCCGTCGGGTGAGATCGCCCTGCTCGTGCTCACGCTGAAGTCGACCCCGGGGATGTCGGACCGGGAGAGCTTCCTGGTGCTGGACATGACGGTCTGGCGCACGGCCTGACCGACGTGCCGGCGTATCCGTGCCCCGGCTCGGATACGCCCGCGCGGCGGCGTGTCGTGCGCCCACTCGGCGCACCCTCCGCGCGCCCGCTCCGCCGCTCGCCGAGCATCGGCCGCATGACCGCATTCGCCGCGTTCCTCCCCGCCGCCGCACTCCTCGCGGCGGCCACCACGGGCGCCCCTCCCGCCCTCCGCCCCGACGCTCCCCACTCCGACGCCGCCCCCTATGTCGTCGTCCTCAAGGACACCGCCTCCCGAGCCCCGGCACGCGCCCTGGCCGCCGAGGCGGTGGACGCGGGTGACGAGGTCGGGGCCGTCTACGACGCCGCCCTGAACGGCTTCGCCGTCCGCACCACGGCCGCCCGCGCCGCCGCCCTGGCCGCCGACCCCCGGGTGGCCTCCGTGGAGCCGGACACGGAGTTCCACACCACCGGCACGGCCGACACCACCGACACCCCCGACGCGGCCGACACCCCCGGCACGCCCGGAGCGCGGATGCAGCCCCAGGCGCCCGCGCCCTGGTCCCTGGACCGGATCGACCAGCGCGAACTCCCGCTCGACGGCTCGTACACGTACCCCACCAGGGCCGAGGGCGTCACCGTCTACGTGGTCGACACCGGGATCAACACCGGCCACCGGGAGTTCGGGGGCCGCGCCCGCAACGGCTACAACGCGGTGTTCCTCGGCAGCTCCCGCGACTGCAGCGGCCACGGCACGCACGTCGCGGCGACCGTGGGCGGGGAGACGTACGGGGTCGCCAAGGGGGTCTCGCTCGTCGGGGTGAAGGTGGCCGACTGCCGCGGTTCCGCGAGTCTTTCGGCCATCCTCAAGGGGCTCGACTGGGTGGTGAAGGACGCGACCCGGGCGCGGGCCACCCCCGCGGTGGCCAACATGAGCATCGGCGGCACCCCCAGCTACGCCCTCGACGCGGCGGTGGTCCGGGCCGTGGCCTCCGGCATCACCTTCACCGCGGCCGCCGGCAATGACGGCAAGGACGCCTGCTCCGGGTCCCCGGCCTCCGTCCCCGAGGCCATCACGGTCGGCGCGACCGACGCCGAGGACCGGCGCGCGCCCTTCTCCAACCACGGCCGCTGCGTGGACATCTCGGCGCCCGGCGTGGGCATCACCTCGGCCTGGAAGGACACCGAAACCGCCACGGCCCGCGCCTCCGGCACCTCGATGGCCGCCCCGCACGTGGCCGGGGCCGCCGCGCTGATCCTGGCGCGCGGGATCGCGCGCACCCCGGCGCAGGTGTCCGAGGAACTGCTGCACAGCGCCGTGCCCGACCGGATCTCCGACCTCCGGCCCGGCACCCCGAACCTGCTGCTCCACACCCCCACCGGACGCTAGGTCCTGTCCACCTGCTCCGCAGCCACCCCGACCAGTCGGTATCCGACGGGCCATCAGACTCTCCCTGATGGCCCATCAATTTCTGTGTGCTTCGGGCGAAAGCAAGTCATTGACTTCTCATCACGGCGACGCGTCAATATCGGCCACCGCACCGGCTCGGCCTCCCCCACACAGCGGGTGGGGGGAGGGGTTCGTCATGACGAAGGAGTCGCGACCCAGTGAGTACGAGAATGCTCAGACGAAGAGTGCTGGCCGGGGCGGGAGCCCTGTCTCTGGCCCTGACGGGCGGCGTGGTGGCCCTGACGGGTTCCGCGCAGGCCGCGACCAAGACCACGGCCGTCTTCGAGAACTGCGACGCCCCGGCGCCGCAGCCGGACGGCTCCGGCAACCAGAACTTCACCGTCACCCTGCCCGACGGCGCCAAGGCCGGCGATGTCGTCCCGATCACGATCGACCCGGGTGCGAGCCCGCTGATCCCCTCGTTCTCCGTGACCACGGTGAACACGTCCAAGATCACCCTCAAGGTCGGTACCACCACCCAGGTGGTCACCAGCCCGCCGGAGACCGTCTCCGTCGTGGCCGGGCAGCCCCTCGACCCCAAGGCGTTCTCCGGAACGATCAGGATCCCGGACGGCACCGAGGGCACCACGGTCCAGGTCGCCCTCGACCTGGCGGTGACCGACGCGGACCTCTCCGGTTCGGTCTTCACCACCACCTGCACCCCGGCGCCGCGTCCCAGCGCCTCGCTCGGCTCGGTCGCCGTGGAGGCCCTGCCCAAGGACCCGGTCACGACGAGGCTGACGCCCAACAGCGGACCGGCGGGCACCGTCGTCGCCGTGACCGGCGCCAACTTCCCGGCCGGCGCCGTCACGTGCTCGGCCCTGCTCGCGGGCACGGCGACCGGTGACACCGGTGCGGGCACGGCGGACGCGTCCGGCGCGGCAACCTGCAACGTCACGGTCACCAAGAAGGCCGACGCGATCAGGATCGACGGTTCGATCACCCCGTACAAGGCCTTCGTGTTCCTGGAGGAGCAGGCCGGCGTGAAGAACCCGGTCGACGTCGAGGTCCTGCCCGGCCCGCTGGGCCTCGGCCCGAAGGACGGCCAGCCGGCCGTCAGCTTCGGTTCCGTCACCATCAACGGCAAGGCCCAGTCGGTGGTCGGCGTCTTCAACGCCGCGACCGTCCAGGACTTCCGCGGCGGCTCGCTCGGCTGGGACGTGACGGCGACGCGCACGCCGTTCCTGAACCAGGCCACCGGCCACTCGATGGCGAAGGCGCAGATCGGCATCCAGCCGTCCTGCACCGTGACCAACCCGGACAGCCCGAGCACCTGCACCGCGGGCACCCCCGGCGCGATCTCCGACGTCCCGATGAAGGTGGCCTCCCAGGCCGCCGGCGGGGACGAGCTGACCGGCGGTGAGTTCGCCGTCGGCGGCGCCGGGATGATCCAGCTCCCGCCCTTCATGTTCGCGGACACCTACCAGACGGTCGTGACCTTCTCGATCGCCTGACCCGTACGGCCGCTCGACCAGGGTGGTGCGGCGCTCCGGCGCCGCACCACCCCTTCCCCTTTCCGCGCCGACTGGAGACCGCCCATGCCCCTCCGCAGCCGCAGCCGCACGTGCAGCCGCCCCCGTAGCCGCACCCGCACCTTCCTGTACGGCCTTCTCCTCGGCCTGCTGCTCGGCGCGGGCCTGTTGCCGGCCACCGCGGCGACGGCCGCGGACAACGGCACGTGGGGGGTGTTCCCGACGCCCGCGGCCGGCGCGGCGATGACCGACCGCGCCTACTTCTTCCACCAGGGCACGGCCGGGAGCACCCTCAGCGACAGCGTGACCCTCCTGAACTCCTCCGACAAGGAGCTGACGTTCCAGGTCTTCGCCACCGACGCCGTGAACACCCCGGCCGGCGGCGCCTTCGCGCTGCTGCCGGTGGAGACGAGGCCCAAGGACGTCGGCGCCTGGATCACCCTGGCGCCGGAGACCGCGAGCACCGTCACCGTGCCCGCCAAGGGCCGCAAGGACATCCCGTTCACCGTGCAGGTCCCGGCGGACGCGACGCCCGGTGACCACGTCGGCGGGATCGTCGCCCTGGGCACCGCCGTGGAGGGCGTACAGCAGGACGGCAAGGTCCAGGTCGGCGTGAAGCGCTCGGTCGGCGCCCGGCTCTACTTCCGGGTGCCGGGGCCCGTCACGGCGGGACTGAGCGTGGAGGACGTGCGGGTGAGCCGGTCGGCGCCGCTGCTGCCCTGGATCGGGAACGCCCGCGCCACGGTCTCGTACGCACTGGTCAACCGGGGCAATGTCGTCGTGGAACCCGAGGTGACGGTCTCCGCCGAGGGGCTGTTCGGGCGCAAGGTGCTGGACCGGCCCGCCCGCGGACTGAAGCTGTCCCTGCTGCCGGGCCAGCGGATCGAGCTGACCGAACCGTGGCCTGACGCCCCCCAGTCGGACTGGGTGACCGTCAGGATCAGGGCGGGCGCGGCGGGCCACCCCGATCTGCTCCCGGAGGCGGAGACGGAGTTCATCGCCGTGCCGTGGCCGGCCGTCGGCCTGCTCCTGGTCCTGGCCGGCGCGACGGCCACCGTGTGGGCGCTGCGCCGCCGGCGTCACGCGGAGGGCGAACAGCAGGAACCCGTAGCGGACTTGGCTGGGACGCGCTGACCGGCGAGGGTGTCCCCGGGTGACGGTATTCGGCCATCACCGGCGGGCGGGGAGGCACCACATGGAACGACAGCACGGCGACGCGGCCAAGGGCACGGGGCTGTTGACCCGCATCGAGCGGGCGCTGGGCACCGGCACCGCCGCCTACCTGCCCGGCGACGGCTGGATCCGCCTCACCCTCCCGCTGGAGGACGGCGGACCGGCCCCCGTCACGGTGGACGTGATCGCGGACACCGGACGGGCGCCGAAGGGGATCGTGTACCTGCTGCCCGGCGGCGGCCTGAACTTCGCGGCGGACTTCTTCACCCCGGGCGGACCGGGCGACCACAACCTCGCCCACGAACTGCGGCGCCGGGGCCTGCTCGTCGTCGGGGTCACCCCGCGCGAGGACGCGGCCGCGGCCGCCGGCATCACCGCCGGGCGGGGGCTCGCGGCGCACCGCCGGGACCTGGCCGCGGTGGTGCGCGCGCTGGATTCCCTCCTGGGCCTGCCGTACCAGTACGCGGGCCACTCCGCAGGGGCCGCCCTCGCCCTGGACGCCGCCTCGCACGACACCTCGCCGCGGCTGCGCCGGGTGGTGGCGCTGGACACCACCGGCCCGTACACGGGTGAGCGGGCCCTGCGGGCGGCCGCGACGTGCGACGCGTACGCCACCCAGCTCGCGCAGGGCGTCACCACCGTCGATCCGGGGCTCGCCGCCGTGGTCGCGAAGGCGGTGGCCGATCCGGACGGCGTCTCCCCGGTGCCCTGGCCGTCGGACCCCGCTCAGCGCTTCACCCATGCGGGGCTGGCCCACTTCGCGCTGATCCGCACCGCCGCCCTCCCGGGCCCGGCGAACTGGATCTACACCCAGGGGCACAGCGCCGGCAGCCATGCCTTCGGCCCGACCCCGGCCGAGGACCGGTTCGCCCTGACCCACACCCCGCTGGCCGTCTGGCACGCGGCCACCTCCGCCCTCGGCAGCGGCCTCGTCGCGACCGCCCTGATGCGGGATCTCGCGGCGGTCTGGGCGGGCGACGACGCCACCTACCGGATCGCCTGGGACCGGATCCGCGCCGAGGTCGTCTGGGTGAACACCGCCCTGGGCCGCGGCGACCACCCCCGGGGAGCGGAGCTGATCCGCGCCGCCGGGAACGAACGGGTCACCTTCACCGTGGTCCCCGGCTACGGCCACGGCGACGCGGTCTGGGGCGCCAAGGCCGCCACGGACGTCTGGTCGAGGTTCTGACGGGCGCCGGGAAACGCGACTCGCCCCCGCGGTGAGGGTTGCGGGGGCGAGTCGGCCGGTCCTACGGGGCTTGCCCGCGGTCAGTGGTTGCGGGGGAAGCCCAGGTCCACGCCGAGGTGGCCCTCGGAGGGGTCCGGCCAGCGGGTCGTGACGACCTTGCCGCGGGTGTAGAAGTGGATGCCGTCGTTGCCGTAGATGTGGTGGTCGCCGAAGAGCGAGTCCTTCCAGCCACCGAAGGAGTGGTAGCCCACCGGCACCGGGATCGGCACGTTGACGCCGACCATGCCGGCCTCGATCTCCAGCTGGAAGCGGCGGGCGGCGCCGCCGTCGCGGGTGAAGATCGCGGTGCCGTTGCCGAACGGCGAGGCGTTGATGAGCGCCACGCCCTCCTCGTAGGTCTCGGCGCGCAGCACGCACAGCACCGGGCCGAAGATCTCGTCGCGGTAGGCGTCGGAGTCGGTCTTGACGCGGTCCAGCAGGGACAGGCCGATCCAGTGGCCGTTCTCGTTGCCCTCGACCGTGAAGCCGGTGCCGTCGAGGACGACGTCCGCGCCCTGGTCGGCCGCGCCCTTCACGTAGGAGGCGACCTTGTCGCGGTGGGCGGCGGTGATCAGCGGGCCCATCTCGGAGTTCGGGTCGTTGCCGGGGCCGATCTTGATCTTCTCGGCGCGCTCGCGGATCTTCTCGACGAGCTCGTCGCCGATCGCGCCGACGGCGACCACGGCGGAGATCGCCATGCAGCGCTCACCGGCCGAGCCGTAGGCGGCAGAGACGGCCGCGTCGGCGGCGGCGTCCAGGTCGGCGTCCGGCAGGACCAGCATGTGGTTCTTGGCGCCGCCGAGGGCCTGGACGCGCTTGCCGTTGGCCGAGGCGGTGGTGTGGATGTGGCGGGCGATCGGGGTCGAGCCGACGAAGGAGACGGCGGCGATGCCGGGGTGGGCGAGCAGTGCGTCCACGGCCACCTTGTCGCCGTGGACCACGTTCAGCACGCCCGCCGGCAGACCGGCCTCGCTCGCCAGCTCGGCGAGCTTGTTGGCGGCCGACGGGTCCTTCTCGCTCGGCTTGAGGATGAAGGTGTTTCCGCAGGCCACAGCAAGCGGGAACATCCACATCGGGACCATCGCCGGGAAGTTGAAGGGCGTGATGCCCGCGACGACGCCCAGCGGCTGGCGGATCGAGGAGACGTCCACCCGGTTGGAGACGGAGGTGGACAGCTCGCCCTTGAGCTGCGTGGTGATCCCGCAGGCCAGCTCGACGATCTCCAGGCCCCGGGCGACCTCGCCGAGCGCGTCCGAGTGGACCTTGCCGTGCTCGGCGGTGATCAGCTCGGCGATGGCGTCACGGTTGGCGTCCAGCAGGGCGCGGTAGGCGAACAGCACCTTGGTGCGGGCGGCCAGCGAGGACTGGCCCCAGGTGAGGTAGGCCTCCTGGGCGACCCGTACGGCCGCGTCGACCTCGTCGGCCGAGGCGAGCGCGACCTGCGTGGTGACCTCGCCGGTGGCCGGGTCGGTGACCGGGCCGTAGTTGCCCGACGCGCCCTCGACGGTCTTGCCACCGATCCAGTGGTTGACGGTCTTCATTGCCTTGCTCCTTCACAGATGGCGACGTCGCTGCGCGGCTTGCCGGTCGTACTCTTCACGGGCCGTGGCAGCGGCCTTGCGGGTCGCGGTCTCGGCCACAGGAACATCCCACCACGCCTGTGCCGGGGGTGGGCCCGACACAGTGTCGGGCGTTCGGGTCTGTACGTAGACACATGTGGGACGGGTCGCCGAGCGGGCCTCGGCGAGGGCTTCGCGCAGGTCACGCGTGGTGCGGGCACGGATCACGGCCATTCCGAGGGACGCCGCGCAGGCCGCGAGGT is drawn from Streptomyces sp. NBC_01232 and contains these coding sequences:
- a CDS encoding sulfite oxidase; the encoded protein is MEQASVHDVSTPGRIASPGEGISPQELALAARNHGLPLEALRYEVTPPGLHYVLVHYDIPAADPAGWSLAVDGRVRTPLTLDLAALRAFPAVTHRVTMECAGNGRARLTPRPVSQPWLLEAVGTADWTGVPLRLVLDGAGVEPDAVEAVFTGADHGVERGVEQDYRRSLPVAAATGDDHGVLIAYSMNGLPLPPQHGCPLRLVVPGWYGMAHVKWLRGITLVDTPFTGFQQAEAYRYRRSADDPDDPGVPVTRIAPRALMVPPGFPDFMTRTRVVHPGPVPLEGRAWSGHGAVTRVEVSADGGRSWIRAVVAPRGPHRWAWQAWSCVWTATPGHHTLTVRATDAEGRTQPLEQPWNRGGFGNNLVQDVPVLCC
- a CDS encoding phospholipase; amino-acid sequence: MRRRRLVPALVPALATAAATAVLALAPAAWAAPQVPADKPLVLTRWTQTSAASYQAWADAREHREAWAAYGFDWSTDQCTSSPDNPLGFPFAAACARHDFGYRNHRAAGLFPAAKARLDLAFHADLKRVCAQYSGPRRSSCDGTAWTYYQAVRLLGIS
- a CDS encoding serine/threonine-protein kinase — its product is MNSATEVFEPLRADDPSTVAGYRIAARLGAGGMGRVYLSHTQGGRPVAIKVVRPELAEDPAFRRRFRREVEAARRVRGAYTAELIDADADGIPPWLATLYVPGPSLSQAVDRRGPLPVPAVLWLMAGVAEALQAIHAAGIVHRDMKPSNVLLAADGPRVIDFGISLASDSTAYTATGATIGTPQYMSPEQASAGEVTAAADVFSLGQTAAFAALGEPLYGTGPSPMVLYRIVHSEPDLSRLPEELRPLLARCLAADPQERATPAEIVEWCRRQLGEDADADSGPALWREVTGPELTVPEPVADPAPQPGPEPGQAHAALPVPAPAGAPVPPNTIHRVWQPPQTAAPEGPEQRRRRRRRNALLTAVSATALALVAGTAWTVVDRMSDGRQDPARAQAKQSPAASTAGRAGGPASGGPAPEAVKSTPSPSPSPSAPPRPMPYGSLHLDESNSIGIQEPVERANPTGDIRLDCERVGCELQSDTSAITMLRGKPNGSLETCRTALKDTTARRQTLITAAAGSEFCVKHPSGEIALLVLTLKSTPGMSDRESFLVLDMTVWRTA
- a CDS encoding CoA-acylating methylmalonate-semialdehyde dehydrogenase, translated to MKTVNHWIGGKTVEGASGNYGPVTDPATGEVTTQVALASADEVDAAVRVAQEAYLTWGQSSLAARTKVLFAYRALLDANRDAIAELITAEHGKVHSDALGEVARGLEIVELACGITTQLKGELSTSVSNRVDVSSIRQPLGVVAGITPFNFPAMVPMWMFPLAVACGNTFILKPSEKDPSAANKLAELASEAGLPAGVLNVVHGDKVAVDALLAHPGIAAVSFVGSTPIARHIHTTASANGKRVQALGGAKNHMLVLPDADLDAAADAAVSAAYGSAGERCMAISAVVAVGAIGDELVEKIRERAEKIKIGPGNDPNSEMGPLITAAHRDKVASYVKGAADQGADVVLDGTGFTVEGNENGHWIGLSLLDRVKTDSDAYRDEIFGPVLCVLRAETYEEGVALINASPFGNGTAIFTRDGGAARRFQLEIEAGMVGVNVPIPVPVGYHSFGGWKDSLFGDHHIYGNDGIHFYTRGKVVTTRWPDPSEGHLGVDLGFPRNH
- a CDS encoding alpha/beta fold hydrolase is translated as MRNAVVTPEGDRIRWVELPGDEPARVYVHGLGSTSPAYFAASATHPLLAGRRSLLVDLLGHGHSDRPEGFTYTLEAHADALAAALAEAGVEGAELIAHSMGGAVAIVLADRHPRMVSRLVLVDANLDPQQPVPVMPGSSGIASYTEEEFLAGGWAEVRDRVSAHWWATMRLAGRTALYRSAVHLAAGTTPTMRELLLESKVPCAYLLPEADGPLPGAEALEASGVTVVSVPDCGHNIMLDNPEGFARATAAALARD
- a CDS encoding GNAT family N-acetyltransferase; translation: MEIRRALTTAELSAAEPLFDGPAREEWSERFLAAPGHVMLIAYVDGVPAGMVSGIEMIHPDKGTEMCLYELSVDEGYRRRGIGRDLTLALAEEAKSRGCYGMWVGVDTDNEPALATYTAAGARDEGVFSMRGWPLAP
- a CDS encoding WxL protein peptidoglycan domain-containing protein, translated to MPLRSRSRTCSRPRSRTRTFLYGLLLGLLLGAGLLPATAATAADNGTWGVFPTPAAGAAMTDRAYFFHQGTAGSTLSDSVTLLNSSDKELTFQVFATDAVNTPAGGAFALLPVETRPKDVGAWITLAPETASTVTVPAKGRKDIPFTVQVPADATPGDHVGGIVALGTAVEGVQQDGKVQVGVKRSVGARLYFRVPGPVTAGLSVEDVRVSRSAPLLPWIGNARATVSYALVNRGNVVVEPEVTVSAEGLFGRKVLDRPARGLKLSLLPGQRIELTEPWPDAPQSDWVTVRIRAGAAGHPDLLPEAETEFIAVPWPAVGLLLVLAGATATVWALRRRRHAEGEQQEPVADLAGTR
- a CDS encoding S8 family peptidase, which codes for MTAFAAFLPAAALLAAATTGAPPALRPDAPHSDAAPYVVVLKDTASRAPARALAAEAVDAGDEVGAVYDAALNGFAVRTTAARAAALAADPRVASVEPDTEFHTTGTADTTDTPDAADTPGTPGARMQPQAPAPWSLDRIDQRELPLDGSYTYPTRAEGVTVYVVDTGINTGHREFGGRARNGYNAVFLGSSRDCSGHGTHVAATVGGETYGVAKGVSLVGVKVADCRGSASLSAILKGLDWVVKDATRARATPAVANMSIGGTPSYALDAAVVRAVASGITFTAAAGNDGKDACSGSPASVPEAITVGATDAEDRRAPFSNHGRCVDISAPGVGITSAWKDTETATARASGTSMAAPHVAGAAALILARGIARTPAQVSEELLHSAVPDRISDLRPGTPNLLLHTPTGR